From Salarias fasciatus chromosome 12, fSalaFa1.1, whole genome shotgun sequence, the proteins below share one genomic window:
- the coq5 gene encoding 2-methoxy-6-polyprenyl-1,4-benzoquinol methylase, mitochondrial — protein MAAPMRVLVRRAIRLSLRNVSVGSVSAAGRSSCGSAASCCRCFSEAAGDRNTHFGFETVPEAEKAKRVYQVFENVAQKYDIMNDAMSLGIHRLWKDMLLHVMHPQPGARLLDVAGGTGDIAFRFLDYIQSQQERQRRREAMSSQTPSWQDISSSYSTEDGEGDRESSAVVCDINKEMLKVGKQKADNMGISAGLSWVVGDAEELPFDDDQFDIYTIAFGIRNVTHIDQALQEALRVLKPGGRFMCLEFSKVTNPVLARLYDAYSFQVIPVLGEVIAGDWKSYQYLVESIRKFPDQEEFKLMMEDAGFYCVQYYNLTGGVVALHSGFKL, from the exons ATGGCGGCGCCCATGAGAGTCCTGGTCCGCCGGGCGATCCGTCTGTCTCTCAGAAATGTTTCGGTTGGTTCTGTCTCTGCCGCCGGTCGGTCCTCCTGCGGCTCGGCGGCCTCGTGCTGTCGGTGTTTTAGTGAAGCAGCcggagacagaaacacacactttggCTTTGAGACGGTGCCCGAGGCGGAGAAGGCGAAGAGAG tgtatcAAGTTTTTGAGAATGTGGCACAGAAGTACGACATTATGAACGATGCCATGAGTTTGGGGATCCATCGACTGTGGAAGGACATGCTTCTGCACGTGATGCATCCTCAGCCCGGTGCTCGACTCCTGGATGTGGCAGGGGGAACAG GCGACATTGCTTTCCGTTTCCTGGACTACATTCAGTCCCAACAGGAGCGGCAGAGGCGGCGGGAAGCGATGTCCAGCCAGACCCCGTCATGGCAGGACATCTCCAGCAGTTACAGCACGGAGGACGGGGAAGGGGACCGGGAATCTAGCGCCGTGGTGTGTGACATCAACAAGGAGATGCTGAAAGTGGGCAAGCAGAAGGCCGACAACATGGGCATCAGTGCCG GTCTGTCGTGGGTGGTGGGAGACGCAGAGGAGCTGCCTTTTGACGACGACCAGTTCGATATTTACACCATCGCCTTTGGCATTCGAAACGTCACCCATATAGATCAG GCACTGCAGGAGGCCCTGCGGGTCCTGAAGCCAGGCGGCAGGTTCATGTGTTTAGAGTTCAGCAAAGTCACAAATCCTGTACTGGCAAG GCTTTATGACGCCTACAGCTTCCAGGTGATCCCGGTTCTGGGAGAGGTGATCGCCGGGGACTGGAAGTCTTATCAGTATCTGGTGGAGAGCATCCGAAAGTTTCCCGACCAG GAGGAATTCAAACTCATGATGGAGGACGCCGGGTTCTACTGTGTGCAGTACTACAACCTGACCGGCGGAGTGGTGGCTCTGCACTCCGGGTTCAAGCTGTGA